A single genomic interval of Bacillota bacterium harbors:
- a CDS encoding copper amine oxidase N-terminal domain-containing protein, with protein sequence MRLRRRLPLVRSLVLLVTLAMVLALSVPSPALALNPQPEPPMPVYLDGDPFDFSVAPENTGEDWLVPGKPFLEGLGATVVWDPYTQSMTASKGTTNLKFQVGVKAALKNGTAVPLPVAPKMFSSTMMIPMRMAAQGLGAKVTLDATKGALYVSLKPALLTL encoded by the coding sequence GTGCGCCTCCGTCGGAGACTCCCCCTGGTCCGGTCGCTGGTCCTCCTGGTCACGTTGGCTATGGTCCTGGCCCTCTCCGTCCCCTCGCCGGCCCTGGCCCTCAATCCCCAGCCCGAACCACCGATGCCGGTCTATCTGGACGGTGACCCGTTCGACTTCAGCGTCGCCCCTGAGAACACCGGAGAGGATTGGCTGGTCCCCGGCAAGCCGTTTCTCGAAGGGCTCGGCGCGACCGTCGTCTGGGATCCCTACACCCAATCGATGACCGCCAGCAAAGGGACGACCAATCTCAAGTTCCAGGTCGGCGTCAAGGCGGCGCTGAAGAACGGTACGGCGGTGCCGCTCCCCGTCGCCCCGAAGATGTTCAGCTCGACGATGATGATCCCGATGCGCATGGCGGCTCAGGGCCTCGGGGCCAAGGTGACGCTGGACGCGACGAAGGGCGCTCTCTACGTCTCCCTGAAGCCCGCTCTACTGACCCTTTGA